GCAGTGATCACGTCGTCGATGATCAGCACTTCACCGGTCAACGGCGCGCCGACCAGGCTGCCGCCTTCGCCGTGGGCCTTGGCTTCCTTGCGGTTGAAGCACCACGGCAGGTCACGGTTGTGGTGTTCGGCCAACGCGACAGCGGTGGTGGCTGCCAGCGGGATGCCTTTGTAGGCCGGGCCAAACAATACGTCGAAAGGAATGCCGCTTTCGGCGATGGCTGCCGCGTAGAAACGCCCCAGCTGCGCCAGGGCCGAACCCGAGTTGAACAGGCCGGCATTGAAGAAGTAAGGACTGGTGCGCCCGGACTTCAGGGTGAACTCACCGAAGCGCAAAACGCCGCGATCGATGGCAAAACGAATGAAATCGCGCTGATACGCTTGCATGAAAAAAACCCCAAATACCACGGATTTAGCTAATTAGCTTGACGCCGTGTATCATACACGCACGCGATTTTTGGGGCCATTTATGCGGATCATCAGTGTGAACGTCAATGGTATTCAGGCTGCAGTCGAGCGTGGTTTGCTCAGTTGGCTGCAAGCACAGAATGCCGACGTCATCTGCCTGCAGGACACCCGTGCCTCCGCCTTTGAACTGGATGACCCAGCCTTCCAACTGGATGGCTACTTCCTTTATGCCTGCGATGCTGAAGTCCCTGCCCAAGGTGGCGTGGCTTTGTATTCGCGGTTGCAACCGAAGGCTGTCATCAGCGGTCTCGGTTTCGAGACGGCCGACCGCTACGGGCGCTACCTGCAAGCAGATTTCGACAAAGTCAGTATTGCCACCTTGCTGCTCCCTTCGGGGATGAACGGCGATGAGGACTTGAACCAGAAGTTCAAGCTCATGGACGACTTCGGCAAGTACCTGGACAAGCAGCGGCGTAAACGTCGCGAGTACATTTATTGTGGCTCGCTGTACGTTGCGCAGCAGAAGCTCGACATCAAGAACTGGCGCGACAGCCAGCAATCCCCGGGCTTCCTGGCGCCAGAACGCGCCTGGATGGACGAGATTGTCGGCAACATGGGCTATGTCGATGCCCTGCGCGAAGTCAGCCGCGAAGGTGACCAGTACAGCTGGTGGCCGGACAACGAACAGGCCGAGATGCTGAATCTGGGCTGGCGCTTCGACTACCAGCTGCTGACCCCAGGCTTGCGCCGTTTCGTACGCAGCGCGCGCCTGCCACGTCAGCCACGGTTCTCGCAGCACGCGCCGCTGATCGTCGACTACGACTGGACGCTGACCATCTAAGCGTCGATCCGTCGTTAAAAAAATGCCCGTATCGCGAGATACGGGCATTTTTTATGCCGCGCCTGAAGCCGTCCTGACCTCAGACGGCGACAAAAAACGGCAAGGCCAGGTAAAGCTTGATGACGATCACGTTGATGATGTCGATGAAGAATGCACCGACCATCGGCACCACCAGAAACGCAATCTGCG
The Pseudomonas fluorescens genome window above contains:
- the pyrE gene encoding orotate phosphoribosyltransferase, with the protein product MQAYQRDFIRFAIDRGVLRFGEFTLKSGRTSPYFFNAGLFNSGSALAQLGRFYAAAIAESGIPFDVLFGPAYKGIPLAATTAVALAEHHNRDLPWCFNRKEAKAHGEGGSLVGAPLTGEVLIIDDVITAGTAIREVMQIIASQDGAKAAGVLIALNRQERGNGELSAIQEVERDFGIPVISIVSLNQVLEFLADDPQLKQHLPAVEAYRAQFGV
- a CDS encoding exodeoxyribonuclease III, coding for MRIISVNVNGIQAAVERGLLSWLQAQNADVICLQDTRASAFELDDPAFQLDGYFLYACDAEVPAQGGVALYSRLQPKAVISGLGFETADRYGRYLQADFDKVSIATLLLPSGMNGDEDLNQKFKLMDDFGKYLDKQRRKRREYIYCGSLYVAQQKLDIKNWRDSQQSPGFLAPERAWMDEIVGNMGYVDALREVSREGDQYSWWPDNEQAEMLNLGWRFDYQLLTPGLRRFVRSARLPRQPRFSQHAPLIVDYDWTLTI